In the Agrococcus beijingensis genome, GGGCCTCCGCGGCGCGCGCCAGGGCGCCGATGCGGCACGGCGGCTGGCCCGCATGCTCGCCGACGCGCGAGCGCTCGCGACGGCCGACGACCCCGCGGCGGCCGACCAGGTGCTGTGGGCCGTCTGGAGCGCCGCGGGCGTCGCGGCCGCCTGGCAGCGCACGGCGCTCGACAGCGGCACGGGCGTCGAGCGCACGCTCGCCAACCGGCGCCTCGACGCTGTCGTCGCGCTCTTCGACCAGGTGGCGCGGCTCATCGAGCGGCGCCCCGACGCCGACACCGGCGCGTTCGTCGACGCCTGGCTGACGTCGTCGGTCGACGACGACTCGCTCGCCGCCCGCGCCGAGCACGCGCGCGTGGCCATCGGCACGCCGGGGCAGTTCGTGGGCCGCGAGCTCGACACGGTGATCGTCGCCGGGCTGCAGGACGGCGTCTGGCCCAACCTGCGCGCCCGCGGCTCGCTGCTGGGCGCGAACCGGCTCGACGGCGACGACACCGTCGACGCGCGCGCCGAGGTGCTGCACGACGAGCTGCGCACGTTCCTGAAGGCGGTCTCCACCGCCCGTTCGGCCGTGCTGCTCACCGCCGTCGCCAGCGACGACGAGCAGCCCTCGCCGTTCGTGGCCGGTCTCGACCCGGCGCCGGAGCCCGACGGCGGCTGGCACTCGCTGCGCTCGCTGGTCGCGAGCCTCCGCCGGCGTGCCGTGCGCGCCGCGAGCGAGGGCGACGAGCGCGACCTGGCGCTCGCCGCCACGGCGCTGCGGCGGCTCGGCGAGGCCGGGGTGCCCGGTGCCGCGACGGGGGAGTGGGCCGGCCTGGCCGAGATCTCGAGCACCGAGCGACTCGACGCGCTCGACGCCGTGCAGGCGAGCCCGTCGTCGCTGCAGAGCCTCGTCGACTGCGAGGTCGCCTGGGTGATCGACCGGGTCGCGGGCTCCACCGGCGGCCAGGCCGCGGGCTTCGGCACGATCGTGCACGAGGCCGTCGAGCAGCATGACGCGACCGACCCCGCCCAGCTCGAGCATGCGATCAGCGCCCGCTTCGGAGAGCTCGCGCACGAGTCGAGCTGGGAGGCCGCGCGCCAGCACGGCGACATCGCGCCGGTCGCGGCGACGATCGCCGACTACTTCCAGCGCCTCCGCGGCCTCGGGTGGCGGGTCGAGAGCGCCGAGCACGAGGCGCGCTTCGAGGTGGGGCTCGACGGCGGCGCGCTGCTGAAGGGCTCCATCGACTGGCTCGAGCACGCGCCCGACGGCACGGTGCGGGTGGTCGACCTCAAGACCGGCAAGCGCAAGCCCGACGAGCACGCCGAGCTCGGCAACCTGCAGCTGCGCGCCTACCAGCTGGCCATCGCGCTCGGCGGCATCGCCGGCGTGCCGCCGGAAGCGGCCACCGAGGCGCGGCTGTTCCTGCCCCGGCTCGAGCGGCGCGAGAAGTCGATCGACGCCGAGCCCTTCACCGATGTGCGCGAGCGGTTCGAGGCGCACCTGGCCGAGGCCGTCGCCACGATGGGCGGCGCCGCCTTCCGCGCCGTGCCCGCCGAGCACTGCTTCGAGCGCTTCGCCCACGGCCAGTGCGCCATCCACGTCCTCCCCGAGGTGACCGAATGACCGACGAGCTGCCCATCCAGACCCTCGCCGAGCCCCGCTCGTTCAGCGCGATCGAGCTGGCGGCGCTGCTCGACGAGGCCGCCGGCCGCGCCCCGCTGCCGCCCACGGAGGAGCAGGAGCGCGTGATCGAGGCGCCCTTCTCGCCCACGCTGGTCGTCGCGGGCGCCGGCAGCGGCAAGACGCACACGATGGCGCAGCGCGTGCTGTGGCTGGTCGCCAACGGCCACGCCGCGCCCGACCAGGTGCTCGGCCTCACCTTCACCCGCAAGGCGGCCCGCGAGCTCGCCGAGCGACTCGAGGTGCAGCTCGAGCTGCTCGCGAAGGCCGGGCTGGTCGACGAGGAGCTGGTGCGCACGCGCAAGCCCGTCGTGCAGACCTACAACTCGTTCGCCGGCTCGCTGTTCAAGGAGTGGGCGCTGCTCATCGGGCGCGACCCCGACTCCGAGGTGCTCACCGATCCCGCCGCACTGCTGCTCGCGCTGCGCGTCGCCCGCGGGTCCGACGACGTGCGGCTCGCCGAGATCGGCTCGGCCGCGCAGGTCGCCGAGCGGGTGCTGCAGCTCGCTGGCGAGCTCGGCGACCACCGCGTCTCGACCGCGCGGCTGCGCCGCAGCGGCATCCCCGCGGCCTTCGCGGCCCTCACCGACCTGCCGCCCGAGGCCGACGCGAAGGCGCTGACCAAGGCGAAGCGCGACGACCTGGCCGACGACGGCCGCCGCGTGGGCGCGCTCGACGCGCTCGCCGACCTCGTCGACGCCTTCGAGGCGCAGAAGCGCAGCCTCGGCGTGCTGCAGTTCAGCGACCAGGTGCGGCTCGCGCTCGACGCGATCGACGCGCACCCCGCCGCCGTCGACGAGCTGCGGGAGCGCCACCGCTTCGTGCTGCTCGACGAGTTCCAGGACACCTCCGTGCTGCAGCTGCAGCTGCTGGGGCGGCTCTTCCGCCAGACGCCGGTGATGGCGGTGGGCGATCCGAACCAGGCGATCTACGGCTTCCGCGGCGCGAGCGCCGGCACGCTCGCGCTCTTCCCCGAGCACTTCGGGCAGACCACCGCGATGACGCTCTCGATCAGCTGGCGCAACGACGTCGAGGTGCTGCGCATCGCCGACGCCATCGCCCGTGGCCTGCCGCCGCAGCCCGGCGTGCCGGTCGAGCGGCTGCACCCGCGGTGCGAGGCGGGCCCGGGCGACGTCAGCGTGCGGCACCTGCCCACCCTCGAGGACGAGGCGCACGAGCTCGCCGCCTGGCTGCGCGGCCACGGCGCGGGCACCGGCACCGGCGACGTCACCGCCGCGCTGCTCGTGCGCACGCACCAGCAGGGCATCGAGCTGGCCGACGGCCTGCGCTCGCTCGGCATCGACGTGATCCGCTGGGGCGGCGGGGGCCTGCTGCAGGAGTCCGCCGCCGTCGACCTGGTCGCGGCGCTGCGCGTGCTCGGCAGGCCCGAGGAGGGCTCGAGCCTCGTGCGCCTGCTCGCCGGCAGCCGGTGGCGCGTCGGCGTCGCCGACCTGATGGCGCTCCAGCGCCAAGCGCGCCGGCTCGCCGGCGCCGGGCTCACCGACGAGCAGCGCGCGCGTGACCGCAGCGCGGTCGTCGCAGAGGCGAGCTCGTCGATCGTCGACGCGCTCGACGCGCTGGTCGACGCCGACGGGCTCGAGGGCGCGACGGATGCGGGCTTCGCACGGCTCCGCGAGGCGGCGGTGCTGCTGCGCGGCCTTCGCCGCCGCGCAGGCATGCCGCTGCCCGAGTACGTGCGACACGTCGAGCAGGCGCTGCGGCTCGACATCGAGGTGGGCGCGAGCGCGCACCGGCACCACGCGGTGCTCGACGCCTTCGCGCGCGAGGCGCACGCCTTCGCCGCCGCCGACCAGCGCGGCACGCTCGACGCCTTCCTCGCCTACCTCGACGCGCTCGACGCCGATCGCGGCCCCGACGCCCCGCAGCCCGAGCCGGCGCCTGGCGCGGTGCACGTGTTGACCATGCACGCTGCCAAGGGCCTGGAGTGGGATGTCGTGGCGCTGCCCAGGCTCGCCCAGTCGCGCAACGACCCGAGCACGCGCGGCTGGCTCGACTGGGGCAAGGTGCCCTACGAGCTGCGCGGCGACCGCAGCCTGCTCGCCGAGCTGCAGTGGCGCCAGCCGACGTCGCACGCCTACATCGCGGAGCGCGACGCCTACCGCGAGCAGCTGGCGGCCTTCGACGAGAGCGAGCGCGACCGGCTCGCCTACGTCGCGGTCACGCGCGCCCGTCGCGCGCTGTGGCTCTCGGGCGCGCAGTGGTACGGCACCGGCCCGACGCCCGCGAAGCCGACCCGGCTGCTCGAGCTCGCCGCCGAGGCGACGGGCGCCGGCCTGCTGCCGCCGGCGACCAAGCTCGACGGCAACCCGCGTGCGGGCACCGCGGCGAGCACCGTCTGGCCGGCCGACCCGCTCGGCACGCGTCGCCCGGCGGTGGAGCGCGCCGCCGCCGCCGTCGAGGCCGCAGACTCGGCAGCGGCGACGCCGTGGGACGACGCCATCGCGCTGCTGCTGGCCGACCGCAGGGCCACGCCGCTCGCCCTCCCGAGCCGCATCGCCGCATCCGGCTTCAAGGACTGGGCGGCCGACCCCGTCGCGGTCGCCCGCCAGATCGCCCGCCCGATGCCGCAGCAGCCGTTCGCCGCCACCCGGCTCGGCACCCTCTTCCACAGCTGGGTCGAGCGCCGCGGCAGCGCGGTCAGCCTCGGCGACGCCGTCGACGACGAGCCGCTCGACCAGGAGCTGGTGGGCATCGACGCCGAGCGGCTCGAGCGGCTGAAGCGCACCTTCGCCGCGTCGCCCTACGGCGACCGCGAGCCGGCCGAGACCGAGATCGAGATCCACCTGCCGCTCGCCGGCACGACGGTGGTGTGCAAGATCGACGCCGTCTACCGCGACGGCGACCGGGCGACGGTCGTCGACTGGAAGACCGGACGGCTGCCGAGCGGCGACGCCGACCTCGAGGCGCGGCAGCTGCAGCTCGCGCTGTACCGCGCCGCCTACGCGCTGCACGCCCGGCTCGACCCTGAGCTGGTCGACGCGGAGCTGTACTTCGTCGAGCACGACAAGGTGGTCAGGCCCGATCGCATCGAGTCGCTCGCCGAGCTCGAGGCGCGCTGGCTCGCGGCGCAGCAGGCGGTGGCCGAGGCCTCAGCGGTCGGCTGAGCCCCGCTCCGCCTGCACCTCGGCGGTCGTGCCGGACGGCGACGACTCGTCGAGGTACTCCTGCACGCCGGTGAGGTCCATGGTCTCGAGCGCCTGCGGCGCGATCGCCGCACCGGGGTCGCGGTCGACGCGTGCGATCAGCCCGGCGAGCATGCCCTTCGCGTCGTCGACGATCATCGCGTCGCCCTTGTCGACGCCGTGCAGCAGCCAGCGCGCGATGTCGAGCTCCGCGTGCAGCATCGCCCGCTGGCGCACGTGCCGGTCGCCGATGCCGCGTGCCGCGGCGTGCGCCTGGAACGCGCGATCGACGCTGCCGAACTCGCTCGAGCCGAGCAGGAACGCGAGATCGCGGGCGGGATCGCCGACCGACAGCGCGTGCCAGCCGTCGATGCCGGCGACCTTCGCGCCCTCGACGCGGAACGCCTGCGCCTGCAGATCGCCGTGCACGAGCGTCGGCTTGAACTGCCACAGCCGGTCGTCGTTGAGCGCGAGCTCCCAGCGCTCCAGCAGCGGCGCGGGCACGTGGCCGGTCGTGGCGGCGCGGTCGAAGGAGTCGAGCAGCGACCGGCGCAGCGAGCCGGCGGTCGCCGTCGGCAGACCGGCGTCGGCGGCCACCGAGGTCGGCAGCTCATGGATGGCCGCGATCGCCTCGCCGACGCTCGCCGGGAGCCCCGGTCGAGCGGGGGAGATGTCGGCCAGCCGCATCGGCGAGCCGCCCAGCCTCGACAGCACGAACAGCGTCGACCTGCCGGCCTCGACCGAGCCGAGCAGGGTGGGCACGTCGAACGGCAGGCGCGAGCGGATGCCGAGGGTCAGCGCCGACAGGGCCGTCGCGTGATCCTTGGCCGTGCGCAGCGCCGCGACGGAGCGGGGGAGCACGACCTGCACCGTCTCGCCGTCGGAGAGCCGCGCCGCCACGACCGAGCGGTGCTCGTCCGAGCCGTCCTCCGTCGCGCCGACGACGTCCAGGCCGGGCACGGCGGTGGTGGCGAGCGCGGATAGAGTGAAGGGGTTCGTGCTCATGCAGGCCAGGCTAGGCCGACCTCGACCCGAGGCAGCCGCGCCACGCGACGGAGGTGACGTGCAGGTTCCACCGCTCGCTCGATCGGCGCTCGACCGAGACCACGCATCGCGTATCGACGCGGACGCCGTGGCCCGCGCCCTCGAGGACCCGTCGACGCGCATCATCGCCATCGCCGGCGACCGCTCCCCGGTGCGCGACGGCGCGCTCGTGCGGCTGCGCGTCGACGAGCTGCCCGAGTACGCGGCGCACGTCGAGCCGCGCGTGCCGCTCAGCTGGCTCGGCAGGGCGCGCGCCGGCGGAGCGACCGACTCGGGCCCGGTCGTGCTCAGCATGCTGGTGCACGAGCCCTTCGACGTCCCGGGCGCCGAGTGGCGGTCGCTCCGCGACGTGGGCGCCGCGCTCGACGATGCCGACGCCGGCGTGCTGGTGCAGGCGGTCGCGCTGGGCGTCTGGCAGCGCGAGAGCCATCACAGCCCGGTCGA is a window encoding:
- a CDS encoding UrvD/REP family ATP-dependent DNA helicase, with amino-acid sequence MPTQTLPVTSVPSVTLDASQRAVLALPGDASAIVLGVAGSGKTTTLVELAAARLAAGLEPARLLVIAGSRQAATALRDRLAHRTAIVTPGPLARSMPSFAHAVLTAEALADGRPAPQLLSGAEQDRIIAAMLAGHADDAAAGHASGPAWPEHLGAEVREQAGFRAELRELLAAVDERGMTADALARRGHERAVPEWVAAAAFKEEFDRLQRLERRGADAVTAASLLRRAARAVATVDAALLPMLVLVDDAQELTEGAVVVLEALRERGATVIAFGDPDTTTGGFRGADPALLAALPGRLGFGAQPGHRLELALDHRHGPAVRELATRIAGGIGTALAGGQRDARATGGVDAVALHLSASVDDQARRIARLVHERRAAGVPHDGIAVIVRTGRAASELASLLSALDVPVSASGPTRLRDTEVVDALVQVLAVATGRRELTAELAEQLLRSDLLGLDALAVRRLKRALRHRIIADGGEVHVVGAELVRDAVLEPALLEGLRGARQGADAARRLARMLADARALATADDPAAADQVLWAVWSAAGVAAAWQRTALDSGTGVERTLANRRLDAVVALFDQVARLIERRPDADTGAFVDAWLTSSVDDDSLAARAEHARVAIGTPGQFVGRELDTVIVAGLQDGVWPNLRARGSLLGANRLDGDDTVDARAEVLHDELRTFLKAVSTARSAVLLTAVASDDEQPSPFVAGLDPAPEPDGGWHSLRSLVASLRRRAVRAASEGDERDLALAATALRRLGEAGVPGAATGEWAGLAEISSTERLDALDAVQASPSSLQSLVDCEVAWVIDRVAGSTGGQAAGFGTIVHEAVEQHDATDPAQLEHAISARFGELAHESSWEAARQHGDIAPVAATIADYFQRLRGLGWRVESAEHEARFEVGLDGGALLKGSIDWLEHAPDGTVRVVDLKTGKRKPDEHAELGNLQLRAYQLAIALGGIAGVPPEAATEARLFLPRLERREKSIDAEPFTDVRERFEAHLAEAVATMGGAAFRAVPAEHCFERFAHGQCAIHVLPEVTE
- a CDS encoding ATP-dependent DNA helicase, translating into MTDELPIQTLAEPRSFSAIELAALLDEAAGRAPLPPTEEQERVIEAPFSPTLVVAGAGSGKTHTMAQRVLWLVANGHAAPDQVLGLTFTRKAARELAERLEVQLELLAKAGLVDEELVRTRKPVVQTYNSFAGSLFKEWALLIGRDPDSEVLTDPAALLLALRVARGSDDVRLAEIGSAAQVAERVLQLAGELGDHRVSTARLRRSGIPAAFAALTDLPPEADAKALTKAKRDDLADDGRRVGALDALADLVDAFEAQKRSLGVLQFSDQVRLALDAIDAHPAAVDELRERHRFVLLDEFQDTSVLQLQLLGRLFRQTPVMAVGDPNQAIYGFRGASAGTLALFPEHFGQTTAMTLSISWRNDVEVLRIADAIARGLPPQPGVPVERLHPRCEAGPGDVSVRHLPTLEDEAHELAAWLRGHGAGTGTGDVTAALLVRTHQQGIELADGLRSLGIDVIRWGGGGLLQESAAVDLVAALRVLGRPEEGSSLVRLLAGSRWRVGVADLMALQRQARRLAGAGLTDEQRARDRSAVVAEASSSIVDALDALVDADGLEGATDAGFARLREAAVLLRGLRRRAGMPLPEYVRHVEQALRLDIEVGASAHRHHAVLDAFAREAHAFAAADQRGTLDAFLAYLDALDADRGPDAPQPEPAPGAVHVLTMHAAKGLEWDVVALPRLAQSRNDPSTRGWLDWGKVPYELRGDRSLLAELQWRQPTSHAYIAERDAYREQLAAFDESERDRLAYVAVTRARRALWLSGAQWYGTGPTPAKPTRLLELAAEATGAGLLPPATKLDGNPRAGTAASTVWPADPLGTRRPAVERAAAAVEAADSAAATPWDDAIALLLADRRATPLALPSRIAASGFKDWAADPVAVARQIARPMPQQPFAATRLGTLFHSWVERRGSAVSLGDAVDDEPLDQELVGIDAERLERLKRTFAASPYGDREPAETEIEIHLPLAGTTVVCKIDAVYRDGDRATVVDWKTGRLPSGDADLEARQLQLALYRAAYALHARLDPELVDAELYFVEHDKVVRPDRIESLAELEARWLAAQQAVAEASAVG
- a CDS encoding phosphotransferase; translated protein: MSTNPFTLSALATTAVPGLDVVGATEDGSDEHRSVVAARLSDGETVQVVLPRSVAALRTAKDHATALSALTLGIRSRLPFDVPTLLGSVEAGRSTLFVLSRLGGSPMRLADISPARPGLPASVGEAIAAIHELPTSVAADAGLPTATAGSLRRSLLDSFDRAATTGHVPAPLLERWELALNDDRLWQFKPTLVHGDLQAQAFRVEGAKVAGIDGWHALSVGDPARDLAFLLGSSEFGSVDRAFQAHAAARGIGDRHVRQRAMLHAELDIARWLLHGVDKGDAMIVDDAKGMLAGLIARVDRDPGAAIAPQALETMDLTGVQEYLDESSPSGTTAEVQAERGSADR